A DNA window from Choloepus didactylus isolate mChoDid1 chromosome 9, mChoDid1.pri, whole genome shotgun sequence contains the following coding sequences:
- the LOC119544647 gene encoding stromal cell-derived factor 1-like — protein MDAKAVAVLALVLAALCLSDGKPISLSYRCPCRFFESHVARANVKHLKILNTLNCALQIVARLKNNNRQVCIDPKLKWIQEYLEKALNK, from the exons ATGGATGCCAAGGCTGTCGCCGTGCTGGCCCTCGTGCTGGCCGCGCTCTGCCTCAGCGACG GGAAACCCATCAGCCTGAGCTACAGATGTCCATGCCGATTCTTTGAGAGCCACGTTGCCAGAGCCAATGTCAAGCATCTCAAAATCCTCAACACTCTTAACTGTGCCCTTCAGATCGT GGCAAGACTGAAGAACAACAACCGACAAGTGTGCATCGATCCGAAATTAAAGTGGATTCAGGAATACCTGGAGAAGGCCTTAAACAAGTAA